The following are encoded in a window of Manihot esculenta cultivar AM560-2 chromosome 8, M.esculenta_v8, whole genome shotgun sequence genomic DNA:
- the LOC110620148 gene encoding 40S ribosomal protein S27-2: MVLQNDIDLLNPPAEIEKRKHKLKRLVQSPNSFFMDVKCQGCFNITTVFSHSQTVVVCGNCQTVLCQPTGGRARLTEGCSFRRKGD, encoded by the exons ATG GTTCTTCAAAACGATATCGATTTGCTTAATCCTCCGGCTGAAATAGAGAAGAGGAAGCACAAGCTCAAGCGACTTGTGCAATCTCCCAACTCATTCTTCATG GATGTGAAGTGCCAGGGCTGCTTCAATAT AACTACTGTGTTCAGTCATTCGCAAACCGTGGTAGTCTGTGGCAATTGCCAAACTGTTTTGTGCCAGCCAACCGGTGGGCGTGCAAGGCTTACAGAGGGTTGCTCTTTCAGGAGAAAGGGTGATTGA